In a genomic window of Oncorhynchus kisutch isolate 150728-3 linkage group LG9, Okis_V2, whole genome shotgun sequence:
- the ppfia2 gene encoding liprin-alpha-2 isoform X6, whose product MEAKLQDMNSILRKAEERHGSIEERMRHLEGQLEEKHQELLRARQREKMNEEHNKRLSDTVDRLLTESNERLQLHLKERMAALEEKNVLIQDSEGYRKQYEDSIHEKTHLADEIDKLRSELDQFRLRTGSLTEPTLSRYGSHLDTSGELRFSLGSLAETQSDHYRSAKVIRRPRRGRMGLHRDESKAKSLGEHEWRSQQLGILGSHPFESEMSDMSDIDDDDRETMFSSMDLLSPGGHSDAQTLAMMLQEQLDAINKEIRLIQEEKESTELRAEEIENRVASVSLEGLNLARMHHPGASITASATASSLASSSPPSGHSTPKLDHRSTTDMERMGIMTLPSDLRKHRRKIAATDDDGQDKATIKCETSPPPTPRTVRMTRTLPASSHNEARGIAANLEAEASALSSVASSQDSINKQPKKKGIKSSIGRLFGKKEKTRLAQLHAHREAIGQSQGVSDPDLGQDMAVGKLGTQAEKDRRLKKKHELLEEARRKGLPFAQWDGPTVVAWLELWLGMPAWYVAACRANVKSGAIMSALSDTEIQREIGISNPLHRLKLRLAIQEMVSLTSPSAPPTSRTPSGNVWVTHEEMETLAAPSSKTRSGESEEGSWAQTLAYGDMNHEWIGNEWLPSLGLPQYRSYFMECLVDARMLDHLTKKDLRVHLKMVDSFHRTSLQYGIMGLKKLNYDRKELERRREHSQHEMRDVLVWSNERVIRWVQSIGLKDYANILLESGVHGALVALDDNFDHTSLALLIQIPNQSTQARQILEREYNNLLALGTERRLDEYEDNDLRGPSWRRQFPPRDVHGISMMPGSAETLPAGFRVTTGSHSRRLPPEVGPLAVQHLDSSTVRTYSC is encoded by the exons ATGGAAGCTAAACTCCAAGACATGAACTCCATTCTTAGGAAG GCAGAGGAGCGTCACGGCAGTATCGAGGAACGCATGAGGCACCTGGAGGGCCAGCTGGAGGAGAAGCACCAGGAGTTGCTCAGA GCTCGGCAGAGAGAAAAGATGAACGAGGAACACAACAAGCGCCTGTCGGACACGGTGGACAGACTTCTCACAGAGTCCAACGAACGTCTTCAGCTCCACCTGAAAGAGAGGATGGCTGCTCTGGAAGAGAAG AACGTTTTAATACAAGACTCGGAAGGCTACAGAAAACAGTACGAGGATTCAATCCATGAAAAA ACTCATCTGGCAGATGAGATAGACAAGCTGAGATCAGAGTTGGACCAGTTCCGACTGAGAACAGGCTCACTCACAGAACCCACTCTGTCACGGTATGG gtCTCACCTGGACACGTCGGGGGAGCTCCGATTCTCCCTTGGCTCCCTGGCTGAGACCCAGTCAGACCACTACCGGTCAGCCAAGGTCATCCGCAGGCCCAGGAGAGGACGCATGGGTCTCCACAGGGACGAGAGCAAG GCTAAGTCACTGGGGGAGCACGAGTGGCGCTCTCAGCAGTTAGGCATCCTGGGTAGCCACCCCTTTGAGAGTGAGATGTCTGACATGTCGGACATTGATGACGATGACCGGGAGACCATGTTCAGCTCCATGGACCTGCTGTCCCCCGGCGGTCACTCAGACGCCCAGACCCTAGCCATGATGCTGCAGGAGCAGCTGGACGCCATTAACAAAGAGATACG actGATCCAGGAAGAGAAGGAGTCGACAGAGCTACGGGCGGAGGAGATAGAGAACCGCGTGGCCAGCGTCAGCCTCGAGGGTCTCAACCTGGCCCGTATGCACCACCCCGGAGCCTCCATCACCGCCTCGGCCACCGCCTCCTCCCTGGCCTCTTCCTCCCCGCCCAGCGGACACTCCACCCCCAAGCTGGACCACCGTAGCACCACAGACATGGAGCGCATGGGTATCATGACACTG CCCAGTGATCTGAGGAAACACAGGAGAAAG ATTGCGGCCACCGACGATGACGGCCAGGACAAGGCTACCATCAAGTGTGAGACGTCCCCTCCTCCCACGCCCCGGACCGTACGCATGACTCGCACACTGCCAGCCTCCTCACACAACGAGGCCCGAGG CATTGCTGCCAACCTGGAGGCAGAGGCCAGTGCTCTGAGCAGCGTAGCCAGCAGTCAGGACTCCATCAACAAGCAGCCCAAGAAGAAGGGCATCAAGTCCTCCATCGGACGCCTGTTTGGCAAGAAGGAGAAGACCAGACTGGCACAGCTGCATGCCCACAGGGAGGCCATCGGGCAGAGCCAAG gaGTATCTGATCCAGACCTGGGTCAGGACATGGCTGTGGGGAAGCTGGGGACTCAGGCTGAGAAAGACCGCCGGCTGAAAAAGAA GCACGAGTTGTTGGAAGAGGCGAGGAGGAAAGGCTTACCTTTCGCCCAATGGGACGGCCCCACAGTGGTGGCCTGGCTGGAG CTGTGGCTGGGGATGCCCGCCTGGTACGTGGCGGCGTGTCGTGCCAACGTGAAGAGCGGTGCCATCATGTCGGCCCTGTCGGACACAGAGATCCAGAGGGAGATTGGCATCAGTAACCCCCTGCACCGCCTCAAACTACGGCTGGCCATCCAGGAGATGGTGTCCCTCACCAGTCCATCTGCCCCGCCAACCTCCAGAACC CCGTCAGGCAATGTATGGGTGACCCACGAGGAAATGGAGACCCTCGCAGCACCCTCCTCCAAAACG AGGTCCGGGGAGTCCGAGGAGGGGAGCTGGGCGCAG ACTCTAGCGTATGGTGACATGAACCATGAGTGGATAGGGAACGAGTGGTTGCCCAGTCTAGGACTACCTCAGTACCGCAGCTACTTCATGGAGTGCCTGGTGGACGCCCGCATGCTGGACCACCTCACCAAGAAGGACCTCCGGGTGCATCTCAAAATGGTGGACAGCTTTCACAG GACGAGTTTGCAGTATGGTATCATGGGTCTGAAGAAGCTCAACTATGACAGGAAAGAGCTGGAGAGACGCAGAGAGCACAGCCAGCATGAAATGAGAG ACGTGCTGGTTTGGAGCAACGAGCGGGTGATTCGCTGGGTCCAGAGCATCGGCCTAAAGGACTATGCCAACATCCTGCTGGAGAGCGGCGTGCACGGGGCCCTGGTCGCCCTCGATGACAACTTTGACCACACCAGCCTGGCGCTGCTCATCCAGATCCCCAACCAAAGCACTCAG GCACGTCAGATTCTGGAGAGGGAATATAATAACCTGCTAGCCCTGGGCACTGAGAGACGACTGGACGAG tATGAAGATAATGACCTCCGGGGGCCATCGTGGAGGAGGCAGTTCCCCCCGCGGGACGTCCATGGGATCAGTATGATGCCCGGCTCGGCAGAGACCCTCCCCGCTGGCTTCCGCGTCACCACCGGCTCACACTCCCGTAGGCTACCCCCCGAAG